A single region of the Vicia villosa cultivar HV-30 ecotype Madison, WI linkage group LG4, Vvil1.0, whole genome shotgun sequence genome encodes:
- the LOC131597523 gene encoding uncharacterized protein LOC131597523 — MEDLEQENHELRDEVTTLRVGVEKLTALVESLVAARNQPSPPSSPRATQTQTEVQTTTICEVSTATVSMAPITGLSHYQMPNGYPGGMSYNFVPEGYHPVIGAAQTTPIMTVIPPPVHTVPQAEEPIYQVEPNERGEVYDDFQDQFQEMRKEVKALKGKNSFGKNAYDMCLVPNVKIPAKFKVPDFEKYKGSSCPQCRLTMYCRKMATHTDDDKLLIHYFQDSLTGAALKWYMGLDSTHISSFDDLVEAFIRQYKYNVDMAPDRDQLRAMAQKEKESFKDAPTDFTEMVNMGMRLEEGVREGRLIMESGSSIGTKKYGNNFQKKWEDETIAFSIDGGESHNSRSYRPLACQQAPFISYDQYPYVAAAQFKQPYRQPWASPPHNSSQNAPQNAAQNQNRQRNHNKPQRNHQKEDRRIDPIPMTYAQLWPYLIESKEIAPRPTRPAKFPYPKEYNPNVKCDFHDGISGHSIEDCNVLKEKVQDLVDKKILSLKDIGPMP; from the exons ATGGAAgaccttgaacaagagaatcatgAACTCCGTGATGAAGTAACTACTCTTCGAGTTGGGGTGGAAAAATTGACTGCTTTGGTGGAAAGCTTAGTGGCTGCTCGAAATCAACCATCACCTCCTTCATCTCCTCGTGCCACTCAAACACAAACTGAAGTCCAGACTACTACGATCTGCGAAGTTTCTACTGCTACTGTTTCTATGGCTCCTATCACTGGTCTCTCTCACTATCAGATGCCTAATGGCTACCCTGGGGGCATGTCTTACAACTTTGTGCCAGAGGGATACCATCCTGTTATTGGAGCTGCTCAAACTACTCCTATAATGACCGTGATTCCACCCCCGGTACATACTGTGCCGCAAGCTGAGGAACCCATTTACCAAGTTGAGCCCAATGAAAGAGGTGAAGTTTATGATGATTTCCAAGATCAATTCCAAGAGATGCGAAAGGAGGTTAAGGCCCTCAAAGGGAAGAAttcatttggaaagaatgcttatGATATGTGTCTTGTGCCAAATGTGAAAATACCTGCCAAGTTTAAAGTGCCTGATTTTGAAAAGTATAAAGGGAGTTCGTGTCCTCAGTGCCGTTTGACCATGTACTGTAGAAAGATGGCCACTCATACTGATGATGATAAGTTATTGATCCACTATTTTCAAGATAGTCTAACTGGTGCTGCTTTGAAATGGTACATGGGATTGGATAGTACTCATATCAGTTCTTTTGATGACCTTGTAGAAGCGTTCattcgacaatacaagtataatgtcgacatggctcctgatagagatcaACTCCGAGCCATGGCGCAAAAGGAGAAAgagtctttcaaaga TGCTCCAACCGACTTTACTGAAATGGTGAATATGGGAATGCGACTAGAGGAAGGCGTACGAGAAGGACGATTGATTATGGAATCTGGATCGTCGATTGGAACCAAGAAATATGGAAACAACTTTCAGAAGAAGTGGGAAGATGAAACTATTGCTTTTTCAATTGATGGTGGAGAGTCTCATAACTCACGTTCCTATCGACCCTTAGCTTGTCAGCAAGCACCATTCATATCATACGATCAGTATCCATATGTTGCGGCCGCACAATTCAAACAACCATACCGACAGCCTTGGGCATCTCCTCCTCATAATTCTTCACAAAATGCTCCTCAGAATgcagctcagaatcagaatcgtcAACGGAATCACAATAAACCTCAAAGGAACCATCAGAAGGAGGATCGCCGCATTGAcccaattccaatgacctacgcTCAACTATGGCCATATCTAATCGAGAGTAAAGAAATAGCTCCCAGACCAACCCGACCTGCAAAGTTTCCATATCCCAAGGAATACAATCCAAATGTCAAGTGTGATTTTCACGATGGGATATCAGGTCACTCCATTGAAGATTGCAATGTCCTGAAGGAAAAAGTTCAAGATCTGGTTGACAAAAAGATACTCTCTTTAAAGGATATTGGTCCTATGCCATGA